From the Anguilla anguilla isolate fAngAng1 chromosome 6, fAngAng1.pri, whole genome shotgun sequence genome, one window contains:
- the LOC118229593 gene encoding uncharacterized protein LOC118229593: protein MRCFNCQEFGHIAKVCKGKRRCARCGGDHEYGKCGSGIKPKCCNCGGEHSVVCWGCEAMKREVAVQKVRTKEKVSYAEAAKMTGQEKLNDKQGGGKEQTAASIIQEVEKKLLIEKKKLVTFIAGVINATADVNSKTERIQIIVKAAVHHLDIRGLKWEEVREELSAQASQETQCIGLVVVMLILQWNARSLIANGQDFKKFIYSQKEKPDLLFIQESWLKPSLDFIINGYMAIRWDRKDGAGGGCVTFVKEGIPYRNIYIGNELECVVIVVWAERKNLVVINFYNPCRKLERRLEDIEGLNRGSIVWCGDFNAHNTLWGSDKTDYNGQVVEELLDGKHLVCINDGRNTRIDVNTGKECNRSDVSNQYLSAIV from the coding sequence ATGAGATGTTTCAATTGCCAGGAGTTTGGGCACATAGCTAAGGTGTGCAAGGGCAAGAGAAGATGTGCAAGGTGCGGTGGTGATCATGAATATGGAAAGTGTGGGTCAGGTATAAAACCGAAATGCTGTAACTGTGGAGGCGAACATAGTGTTGTGTGCTGGGGATGTGAAGCAATGAAGCGTGAGGTTGCAGTACAGAAGGTTAGAACAAAAGAGAAAGTATCTTATGCCGAGGCAGCTAAGATGACTGGACAGGAGAAACTGAATGACaagcaggggggagggaaagagcaaACGGCGGCAAGTATAATACAAGAGGTGGAAAAGAAGTTGTTgatagagaaaaagaaactggtGACGTTTATAGCGGGAGTTATAAATGCAACTGCGGATGTAAATTCAAAAACGGAAAGAATCCAGATTATTGTTAAAGCAGCTGTGCATCACCTGGATATAAGAGGGTTAAAATGGGAGGaagtcagggaggagttaagTGCTCAGGCAAGTCAAGAAACACAATGTATTGGGTTAGTAGTAGTAATGTTAATTCTCCAATGGAACGCAAGAAGCTTGATTGCTAATGGccaggattttaaaaagttcattTATAGTCAGAAGGAAAAACCAGACCTGCTGTTTATCCAGGAGTCATGGTTAAAACCAAGTTTAGATTTTATAATAAATGGATACATGGCAATCAGGTGGGACAGGAAGgatggggcaggagggggtTGTGTCACCTTTGTGAAGGAGGGCATTCCTtatagaaatatttatattggaAATGAGTTGGAGTGTGTGGTTATTGTAGTGTGGGCAGAAAGGAAGAACCTGGTGGTTATAAATTTCTATAATCCATGCAGGAAATTAGAACGCAGACTGGAAGACATAGAAGGATTAAATAGAGGAAGCATTGTGTGGTGTGGAGACTTCAATGCACATAATACGTTATGGGGGAGTGATAAAACAGATTACAATGGGCAGGTAGTGGAAGAGTTGTTGGATGGAAAACACCTTGTCTGTATTAATGatggcagaaacacaaggataGATGTGAACACTGGAAAGGAGTGTAATAGATCTGACGTTAGTAACCAATACCTTAGCGCCATTGTGTGA